From the Paenibacillus tianjinensis genome, the window CCACATGTGGGCTAAAGCCGGTAAAAACCTGCCGCCGGATGCTTCATAAGTCACCAGTGTGCTGTACATTTGACTGATCAGAAAGGCTTCAAAAGCGGTATATACGCAGGAAGGGTCCAGCTTCTGCATATGCCGGTTGCGCGTGATCCGCAGGACGTCCAGACCCTCAGTCGACTCAGTCTCACTATGATAGCCCATTTGTTTATTCAGCAGGGTCAGCAGTCTTTCCTTCAAAGGACCGTTTACCTCAGGCAGACCGATTAGGTCAATGCCCTGCTTAATCTTCCCCCTGCCGATAAGCTCCTGCAGTGCATCTTCCAGCACCTCATCCACGCTGCGTACAAAGGTCAATTCAGAGATATGCCCTCTGCCTCTTCCCGGCTGCCAGTGGATGAACGACTTTTCTTCTAGCTTGCGCAGGATAAACTTCACATTCCGCGGGGTGCAGCAAAGAACCTCTGCCAGCTGTTCAATACTTACCATCAGGGGCTCATGTATTCTAAAAGGAGTATTAATATCGGCTGCCAGCCGGAGAAAATGAGAGATATTGTTATCCAATATTATCGCTCCTTTAAAGGTGAAAGAGATTATGGAAAACTTACACTTTTATTTCCCCCTTTTATCCTTACAATTATACATAACAAAGCATTGATTAACAGTCCCAAAAATCCGAAAGCAGACTAGGAGATTCACAATGAAACAACATCTACAGCATATTCATCCTTTGGCGTGGACCATTATTATCGGGACCATGTTCGGCCGGCTGGTAACATCAATGAGCATTCCTTTTTTATCCATTTATTTAACCCAGGTGCTCGGAGCTTCCCCGACGCAGACAGGCTTTACAGTAGCGGTTAGCTCGCTTGCAGGCGTATTGATTAGCTTCTACGGCGGGTATATCTCCGATGTGATCGGGCGAAAAATCGTCATGCTGGTCTCTGTATTCGGCTGGGCCTGTGTCTTCTTCGGCTTCTCTGCCGCACAGCATTTGTGGGTGTTCTTCCTCGTAAATACATTGAACGGGATTTGCCGCGCTGTGTTCGAGCCTACCTCACGAGCGCTGCTCTCGGATATTACGCCGCCTGAGCACAAGCTGCTCGTATTCAACCTAAGATACGCCGCCGTCAATCTTGGCGTAGTCTTCGGTCCGATCATTGGCCTTCAGCTGGGTTCAGCTGAGTCGACGTTCCCCTTCCTGATTGCAGGTATCGTCTATATCGCTTATGGACTGGTACTGTTCGCGCAGTTCCGTGTGCACCATTCTACGCTGCCGCAGCGTTCGGAAGCTCAGGCGCCTAAACTGCGCGCAGCACTGGCAACCGCCGGACGGGACCGCATATTCCTTCCTGTGCTTCTCGGTACCATCTTCTGTGTACTGGGTTATGGACATTTCAGCTCTACACTGGCGCAGTATCTGGCGATGAATACGCATTTTACAGATGGCGGGAAGGTTTTCTCCTATATGCTGTCGCTTAATGCAGTGACCGTGCTGGTCGTACAGTATCCGATTGTCCGCACGGCCAGCAAGTTTTCGCCCATTGTCCCCCTAATTCTCGGGAATATCTGTGTAGCGCTGAGCATGCTGCTGTTCGGAATCGCGGGCGGAGTCGCTCTCCTCATGGCCGGTGTCATCCTGTTCACGATCGGCGAAGTACTGCTCTTCACCATGATGGATATGCTGATCGACCGGATCGCGAAGCCGGAATGGAAAGGCACTTACTTCGGAACCATCGGCTTCAACGGTCTGGGCAGCGTTATGGCGCCTATCCTTGGGGGCATGCTGCTGGATCAGTTTGGCGCCTCTAATGGTCCTGCAGTATTCGTGCCGCTGGCACTGACTACCGCCCTCGGACTTCCGTTTCTGATCACTGCCCACAGAAGATTTAAGGCCAGAGAGCAGGCCGAATCCGTAATCGTCAAGCCGACAGGCCTTAAAACGGGCTAATGTTAAAAAAAACCTAGAAATTGAAACAGCGACAGCAAAGGACGGGAAAATATAGTCCTAGGCTGTCGCTGTTTTATTGAATTAAGGTTTTTCGTTAGTAAAAATGATGCAATCATTTCTAGACGCTGCAAAGACTTTTGATGAGTATGACATGGTCCGTGGCATTTACAGTTTGGAGAA encodes:
- a CDS encoding MDR family MFS transporter — its product is MKQHLQHIHPLAWTIIIGTMFGRLVTSMSIPFLSIYLTQVLGASPTQTGFTVAVSSLAGVLISFYGGYISDVIGRKIVMLVSVFGWACVFFGFSAAQHLWVFFLVNTLNGICRAVFEPTSRALLSDITPPEHKLLVFNLRYAAVNLGVVFGPIIGLQLGSAESTFPFLIAGIVYIAYGLVLFAQFRVHHSTLPQRSEAQAPKLRAALATAGRDRIFLPVLLGTIFCVLGYGHFSSTLAQYLAMNTHFTDGGKVFSYMLSLNAVTVLVVQYPIVRTASKFSPIVPLILGNICVALSMLLFGIAGGVALLMAGVILFTIGEVLLFTMMDMLIDRIAKPEWKGTYFGTIGFNGLGSVMAPILGGMLLDQFGASNGPAVFVPLALTTALGLPFLITAHRRFKAREQAESVIVKPTGLKTG